The stretch of DNA CCTCCTATAATTTTTATGCCTGATTGCCACCGCTTAGTTCGAATTACATTTACTATAAAGATTATAATTAGATCAGGTTTGGTATTATGGTTTTAAAAACTTGATCTTACGCTCTATTAGCTGCCAGTTTCCACCGTTATTTACCCAGACGCTGTAGACTTCATAGTCCCCGCTATGATCTTTGCCCTCAAAAGTTTTCGCCATACTTATATCTACTTTTGAATTAGCCTTATCGCCGTCCATCGTTACTTCTACGTCAGTTATTTCCTGCCACTTTAT from Thermodesulfobacteriota bacterium encodes:
- a CDS encoding nuclear transport factor 2 family protein yields the protein MDSLLADNFEISSMTTGWSMNKEDFLKTIPKQVIKWQEITDVEVTMDGDKANSKVDISMAKTFEGKDHSGDYEVYSVWVNNGGNWQLIERKIKFLKP